One region of Spirochaetota bacterium genomic DNA includes:
- a CDS encoding glycosyltransferase family 4 protein has product MTGTIRTIAFIGNYLPRQCGIATFTTDICESVASAHPELSCFAVPVNDIPEGYAYPSRVRFEIRENDLSSYRRAADFLNINNPDVVSLQHEYGIFGGDDGIYILSLLRRLRMPIITTLHTVLKDPTARQRRILLEIAERSSFLVVMAKKAVDFLTSIYGIPPAKIRLIQHGIPDMPFIDPNFYKDQFGVAGKTVLLTFGLLSPNKGIEQVIRAIPDIVRVNPNLVYIVLGATHPSLLRHEGEAYRLTLQRLIAELKIEKHVLFRNRFVSAEELKEFLVMADVYITPYLGEAQITSGTLAYSFGIGNAVISTPYWHAEELLADGRGILIPFNSPSAISEAVNRLVGNDAERNMMRKNAYLAGRDMIWPRVAHRYVETFEEARMTRQSTASCIEVFSEEEQHELPEQKLDHIKRLTDRTGIIQHAKYTVPNFSEGYCTDDNARALVLMVMLASQSEETIPDVDILAGTYLAALQYAFDDGTKRFRNFLRFDRTWVKEAGSEDSHGRALWALGTCLGRSKNVGFQGAAGVLFEQGLATVRDFSSPRAWAFAILGIHEYLRRFSGDRFVNQIREQLSERLYALYRLHATPDWPWFEDELTYVNAKLSHALILSGRWLSNNEMLKAGLGSLSWLIGEQTAPSGHFRPIGANEPYRRGMPRPLYDQQPIEAKATISACMEAFRVTGEKQWHREAERAFRWFLGGNDLSLSIYDAATGGCRDGLHVDRLNQNEGAESTLAFHLALAEMSEIEKSLALKEPLAE; this is encoded by the coding sequence CGTTCCGGTCAATGATATTCCGGAGGGATATGCCTATCCTTCACGCGTCCGTTTCGAGATACGGGAGAACGATCTCAGCTCATATCGCCGTGCGGCGGATTTCCTCAACATAAACAATCCCGATGTGGTGAGCCTCCAGCACGAATACGGGATATTCGGCGGCGATGACGGGATATATATCCTGTCGCTCCTCAGACGGCTCCGTATGCCCATTATCACGACGCTCCATACGGTACTGAAGGATCCCACGGCGCGGCAACGGCGCATCCTTCTTGAGATAGCGGAGCGCTCGAGCTTTCTTGTCGTCATGGCGAAGAAGGCCGTCGATTTTCTCACGTCGATATACGGCATCCCGCCGGCGAAGATACGCCTCATTCAGCACGGCATTCCCGATATGCCGTTCATCGATCCGAATTTCTACAAGGACCAGTTCGGCGTGGCGGGGAAGACCGTGCTCCTTACCTTCGGGCTCCTGTCGCCGAACAAGGGCATTGAACAGGTGATACGCGCTATCCCGGACATCGTTCGCGTGAACCCGAACCTTGTGTACATCGTTCTCGGCGCGACGCATCCGAGCCTGCTCCGTCATGAAGGCGAAGCGTATCGGCTGACGCTGCAGCGGCTTATCGCCGAGTTGAAGATAGAAAAACACGTGCTCTTCCGTAATCGTTTCGTGAGCGCTGAAGAGCTCAAGGAATTCCTTGTCATGGCGGATGTGTATATCACGCCGTATCTCGGTGAGGCGCAGATAACATCGGGCACGCTCGCGTACTCCTTCGGCATCGGCAATGCGGTCATCTCCACGCCATACTGGCATGCCGAGGAATTGCTCGCCGACGGCCGCGGCATACTTATCCCGTTCAATTCACCGTCCGCCATCTCGGAGGCGGTCAACCGCCTTGTCGGCAATGACGCCGAACGCAATATGATGAGAAAGAACGCCTACCTCGCCGGACGCGACATGATATGGCCGCGCGTGGCGCATCGCTATGTCGAGACATTCGAGGAAGCGCGGATGACGCGCCAGAGCACGGCGTCATGCATCGAGGTCTTCTCCGAAGAGGAACAGCACGAACTCCCCGAGCAGAAGCTCGATCATATCAAGCGGCTCACCGACAGAACGGGCATCATACAGCATGCGAAGTACACGGTGCCGAATTTTTCCGAGGGGTACTGCACCGATGATAATGCACGTGCGCTCGTGCTCATGGTCATGTTGGCTTCTCAATCCGAGGAGACGATCCCCGATGTCGATATCCTCGCCGGGACGTATCTTGCGGCGCTTCAGTACGCGTTCGATGACGGCACGAAACGCTTCCGGAACTTTCTGCGCTTCGACAGGACATGGGTGAAGGAAGCGGGCTCCGAGGACAGCCACGGGCGCGCTCTCTGGGCGCTCGGTACGTGTCTCGGCAGATCGAAGAACGTGGGATTTCAGGGCGCGGCCGGCGTACTTTTCGAACAGGGGCTCGCGACCGTGCGTGATTTTTCATCGCCGCGGGCGTGGGCGTTCGCGATACTCGGTATCCATGAGTATCTCAGGCGCTTTTCCGGCGACAGGTTCGTCAATCAGATACGCGAGCAATTGTCAGAGCGTCTCTACGCGCTCTATCGTCTCCATGCCACGCCCGATTGGCCGTGGTTCGAGGATGAGCTCACCTATGTGAACGCAAAGCTTTCGCATGCGCTGATCCTGAGCGGACGCTGGCTTTCCAACAATGAAATGCTGAAAGCCGGTCTCGGATCGCTCTCGTGGCTTATCGGAGAACAGACGGCGCCGTCCGGGCATTTCAGACCGATAGGGGCCAATGAGCCCTACCGCAGGGGTATGCCGCGTCCGCTGTACGATCAGCAGCCGATAGAGGCGAAGGCGACGATATCCGCATGTATGGAGGCGTTCCGTGTCACCGGCGAGAAGCAGTGGCATAGGGAAGCGGAGCGTGCGTTCCGATGGTTCCTCGGGGGGAATGACCTTTCGCTCTCGATCTATGATGCCGCCACCGGCGGCTGCCGCGATGGACTGCACGTGGACAGGCTTAATCAGAACGAGGGTGCGGAATCGACGCTTGCGTTCCACCTTGCACTTGCCGAGATGAGCGAGATAGAGAAATCCCTTGCGCTGAAAGAACCGCTTGCCGAGTAG